Proteins encoded in a region of the Naumannella halotolerans genome:
- a CDS encoding DUF2510 domain-containing protein, giving the protein MPDQRQPPPEDAPPSVGGSGGPAAGTAVASAPPPTDQPAPVVVSEPGWYHDPRGLVGAYRWWDGQAWTDWLSNSEESGPPGEAAHSVRPNPLLGRRTRTAIGITAALLVGIGCVLAALTWRGVQEIRATPPAALAPAEPGEPQIEAPLITVDYSAVSVRGLWGAEVPATPFVAYDRTDPRPIAYEGVFEAAAIGNLPADEAPDWTAQYYIGLVDPAVPGDTSEELALGLRETLGAKLADLSAADPSLSEPVLSPGVRSGSVMAEFDARAELERAERLEGDYIFSYRVQAEVWPDGTRTAWVSVIGVPADGPPPVSLPEVEAALAESLATTV; this is encoded by the coding sequence GTGCCCGACCAGCGCCAGCCGCCACCGGAGGATGCTCCGCCGTCGGTCGGCGGCAGTGGCGGGCCGGCAGCGGGTACGGCCGTCGCCTCTGCGCCGCCTCCGACCGACCAACCGGCCCCGGTCGTGGTCTCCGAACCGGGCTGGTACCACGACCCACGCGGTCTGGTCGGTGCCTACCGCTGGTGGGACGGTCAGGCCTGGACCGACTGGCTGAGCAACTCCGAGGAGTCCGGGCCGCCCGGTGAGGCCGCCCACTCGGTACGGCCGAATCCGCTGCTCGGGCGACGTACCCGGACCGCGATCGGCATCACCGCGGCCCTGCTGGTCGGCATCGGCTGCGTGCTCGCCGCCCTCACCTGGCGGGGTGTGCAGGAGATCCGCGCGACCCCACCGGCGGCACTGGCTCCGGCCGAGCCGGGGGAGCCGCAGATCGAGGCGCCGCTGATCACCGTCGACTACTCGGCGGTCTCGGTCCGCGGTCTGTGGGGTGCCGAAGTGCCAGCGACCCCCTTCGTGGCCTACGACCGCACCGACCCCAGGCCGATCGCCTATGAGGGGGTCTTCGAGGCCGCCGCGATCGGCAACCTTCCCGCCGACGAGGCCCCGGACTGGACCGCCCAGTACTACATCGGCCTGGTCGATCCCGCGGTCCCGGGAGACACCTCCGAGGAACTGGCACTCGGCCTACGGGAGACGCTGGGCGCGAAGCTGGCAGACCTGTCCGCGGCCGACCCGAGCCTGTCCGAACCGGTGCTGTCCCCGGGCGTGCGCTCGGGTTCGGTAATGGCCGAGTTCGATGCCCGGGCCGAGCTGGAGCGGGCCGAGCGGCTCGAGGGCGATTACATCTTCAGCTACCGGGTGCAGGCCGAGGTGTGGCCCGACGGCACCCGTACCGCCTGGGTGTCGGTGATCGGCGTGCCCGCCGACGGGCCGCCGCCGGTGTCGCTGCCGGAGGTCGAAGCGGCCCTGGCGGAGTCACTGGCCACCACCGTCTGA
- the mptB gene encoding polyprenol phosphomannose-dependent alpha 1,6 mannosyltransferase MptB — translation MVHPRPLLPAPVSREPAPALARLDWFTAPDSLPATEWHRSGRVAILLVLLTALLYLAIGFLGPSIVTLDLGPRNGSLLPPWNIDGPSALRNEWVVTAATGLAIILGAGGMWIGLRALAAGWLPRLRRCFFLGVAICALTITVPPLTSADVLMYSAYGRIAVLGMSPYAITPGGLFRTQYDPILRWTEGPWQDTPSVYGPILNWIQIGANRLGGDTVHDVVFWLQLVCMSFMIIACTLTIGLARGDRQLQARVIWLSILNPVLVWAVVVSAHNEAIAVAFGIASFYFLRRHPFIAGLLIGIGCSVKATLGLYGIAMVWAYRRDLPAMARAIIGAGIPSSIAYFILEPEALSQAARNSGYLSEASWLFGIHALMGTFMEAESASVMVSVLGWVGMIVIAWALSRALPHRRLLGLSGDADPRRDPLSIAIRTAVVLTVAWMITAPYSLPWYDLAAWLPLALYGATRLDLILLVRGLALNLAFNPGRTVGQSELMEEVIRRIRQAGSTTVMMLIVVWVLLWWYWTGRRNGTLTGSRVEDATPARLPLVTAAPSTVGPAPPRQES, via the coding sequence GTGGTCCATCCGCGGCCGCTGCTGCCTGCGCCCGTCTCGCGTGAACCGGCCCCCGCGCTGGCACGGCTGGACTGGTTCACCGCCCCCGACAGCCTGCCGGCGACCGAGTGGCACCGCAGCGGACGGGTGGCGATCCTGCTGGTGCTGCTGACTGCGCTGCTCTATCTGGCGATCGGCTTCCTCGGTCCCTCCATCGTCACCCTCGATCTCGGGCCGCGCAACGGCAGTCTGCTCCCGCCGTGGAACATCGACGGACCGTCGGCACTGCGCAACGAGTGGGTGGTCACCGCCGCCACCGGGCTGGCGATCATCCTCGGCGCCGGTGGCATGTGGATCGGTCTTCGGGCGTTGGCGGCGGGCTGGCTGCCGCGGCTGCGTCGCTGCTTCTTCCTCGGTGTCGCCATCTGTGCCCTGACCATCACCGTACCGCCGCTGACCTCGGCCGATGTGTTGATGTATTCGGCCTACGGCCGGATCGCCGTACTCGGGATGAGTCCCTATGCGATCACCCCGGGTGGACTCTTCCGTACCCAGTACGACCCGATCCTGCGTTGGACCGAGGGCCCCTGGCAGGACACCCCGAGCGTCTACGGGCCGATCCTCAACTGGATCCAGATCGGCGCCAACCGGCTCGGCGGGGACACCGTGCACGATGTCGTCTTCTGGCTGCAGCTGGTCTGCATGTCCTTCATGATCATCGCCTGCACCCTGACCATCGGCCTGGCTCGTGGTGACCGGCAATTGCAGGCCCGGGTGATCTGGCTTTCGATCCTGAACCCGGTGCTGGTCTGGGCGGTCGTGGTCAGTGCCCACAACGAGGCGATCGCGGTCGCCTTCGGTATTGCCTCCTTCTACTTCCTGCGCCGCCATCCCTTCATCGCCGGGTTGCTGATCGGAATCGGCTGCTCGGTGAAGGCCACTCTCGGCCTGTACGGGATCGCCATGGTCTGGGCCTACCGTCGGGATCTGCCGGCGATGGCCCGGGCGATCATCGGCGCCGGCATCCCGTCCTCGATCGCCTATTTCATCCTCGAACCCGAGGCGCTGAGTCAGGCCGCCCGGAACAGCGGCTACCTGTCCGAGGCGAGCTGGCTGTTCGGCATCCACGCGCTGATGGGTACGTTCATGGAGGCAGAGTCGGCCTCGGTGATGGTCTCGGTGCTCGGCTGGGTCGGGATGATCGTGATCGCCTGGGCGCTGTCCCGGGCGCTGCCGCACCGACGACTGCTCGGGCTGTCCGGCGACGCCGATCCCCGCCGGGACCCGCTCAGCATCGCCATCCGTACCGCGGTGGTGCTCACGGTCGCCTGGATGATCACCGCGCCCTACTCCCTGCCCTGGTACGACCTCGCGGCCTGGTTGCCGTTGGCGCTCTACGGCGCCACCCGGCTCGACCTGATCCTGCTGGTCCGCGGCCTCGCCCTGAACCTGGCGTTCAACCCCGGACGGACCGTCGGCCAGAGCGAGTTGATGGAGGAGGTCATCCGCCGGATCCGGCAGGCCGGCAGCACCACGGTGATGATGCTGATCGTGGTCTGGGTGCTGCTGTGGTGGTACTGGACCGGCCGCCGCAACGGGACGCTCACCGGCTCCCGGGTGGAGGACGCGACCCCGGCCCGGTTGCCGCTGGTGACCGCAGCACCGTCTACCGTGGGCCCAGCACCGCCTCGACAGGAGTCATGA